The Shewanella mangrovisoli genome has a window encoding:
- a CDS encoding sterol desaturase family protein, producing the protein MDIAALINHPEVLLLVLAPLFFVCILLEWYFGDRRQKLPVSARYHTKEVLCNFSLATMHQGADILTGLLISKLYLAVFGWKLFDIQMGPLSFVLLMIAQDFCYYWFHRASHRVRWMWAAHVVHHSSENMNFSTAFRQSLMYPFAGMWVFWLPLVILGFDPNWVVFVVLLNLGLQFFVHTQAVTKLGPLEWLFNTPSHHRVHHGRNPQYIDKNYAGILIIWDKLFGTFVPEDETVIYGITKPVNSFNPFKVTFSEWRDMFSEVTARGLTFSERCKILFAPPASQQRDE; encoded by the coding sequence ATGGATATCGCTGCGTTAATCAATCACCCCGAGGTGTTGCTGCTGGTATTGGCCCCACTATTTTTTGTCTGCATTTTGCTGGAATGGTACTTTGGCGACAGAAGACAAAAACTGCCAGTGAGTGCCCGTTATCACACCAAGGAAGTGCTGTGTAATTTTAGTCTCGCCACCATGCACCAAGGCGCGGATATCCTCACGGGTTTGCTGATCTCTAAGTTGTATCTAGCGGTATTTGGTTGGAAATTATTCGATATTCAAATGGGGCCACTCAGCTTTGTATTGCTGATGATTGCCCAAGATTTTTGCTATTACTGGTTCCACCGTGCGAGCCATAGAGTGCGTTGGATGTGGGCGGCCCATGTGGTACACCATAGCTCGGAGAATATGAATTTTAGCACTGCGTTTCGCCAGAGTTTGATGTATCCCTTCGCCGGCATGTGGGTGTTTTGGTTGCCGCTGGTGATCTTAGGCTTCGACCCTAATTGGGTGGTTTTTGTGGTGCTACTGAATTTAGGGTTACAGTTTTTTGTGCATACCCAAGCGGTGACAAAACTTGGCCCATTAGAATGGCTATTTAATACGCCTTCCCACCACAGGGTGCACCATGGGCGTAATCCGCAGTATATCGATAAAAATTATGCCGGTATTTTGATTATTTGGGACAAACTCTTCGGTACCTTTGTACCCGAGGACGAGACAGTGATTTACGGGATCACTAAACCCGTCAACAGTTTTAATCCATTCAAAGTGACCTTTAGCGAATGGCGCGATATGTTCAGCGAGGTGACGGCTCGGGGGCTGACATTCTCGGAGCGATGTAAAATTCTCTTCGCGCCCCCTGCAAGCCAGCAAAGGGATGAATGA
- a CDS encoding P-II family nitrogen regulator: MKLITAIIKPFKIDDVREALTQLGIHGMTVTEVRGFGRQKGHTELYRGAEYAVDFLPKMKLEIAIHSEQEDAVIEAIVAAAHTGKVGDGKIFVTPLEQVIRVRTSEEGSDAI, translated from the coding sequence TTGAAACTCATCACCGCTATTATTAAACCCTTCAAAATTGATGATGTACGTGAAGCGCTGACGCAACTTGGCATCCACGGTATGACAGTGACCGAAGTGCGTGGCTTTGGTCGCCAGAAGGGACATACAGAGCTGTATCGCGGCGCCGAATATGCGGTCGACTTTCTCCCCAAAATGAAGCTCGAAATCGCCATCCATTCCGAGCAGGAAGATGCGGTCATCGAAGCCATTGTTGCCGCCGCCCACACGGGTAAAGTTGGCGACGGCAAGATATTCGTCACCCCACTCGAACAAGTGATCCGTGTACGCACCTCGGAAGAAGGGAGTGATGCGATATGA
- a CDS encoding VanZ family protein gives MITKNTLFKLALAVAFVVISYLVFSRPTYSQSIPNIDKVGHLGSFFCLSYLTFLAFRPKWYWLSLVLAAYAILIELVQSRLPYRSASVGDVLADFAGIALFYFCLWAYRKYFSAAQLKEE, from the coding sequence GTGATAACTAAAAACACCCTATTCAAATTGGCTTTAGCCGTAGCCTTTGTCGTGATCAGTTATCTGGTGTTTTCCAGACCAACCTATTCGCAAAGTATCCCCAATATCGATAAGGTAGGCCATCTTGGGAGCTTCTTCTGCCTCTCTTATCTGACCTTTCTCGCCTTTCGCCCCAAGTGGTATTGGCTCTCGCTGGTGCTTGCCGCATACGCGATTTTGATTGAGCTAGTGCAATCGCGTTTACCCTACCGCAGCGCCTCTGTGGGCGACGTGTTAGCGGACTTTGCTGGTATCGCTTTGTTTTACTTCTGTCTTTGGGCCTATCGAAAATACTTTAGCGCCGCCCAACTCAAGGAAGAATAA
- a CDS encoding YajQ family cyclic di-GMP-binding protein → MPSFDIVSEVDEVELRNAVENSRRELSSRFDFRGKEASIEYKDHVVTLTAEDDFQCKQLVDILRTQLSKRNVEPSTMDVDEKSVHSGKTFSLKVRFKQGIETDIAKKIVKMVKDSKIKVQSQIQGDTVRVTGKARDDLQAVMALVRQADLGQPFQFNNFRD, encoded by the coding sequence ATGCCTTCATTTGATATTGTGTCTGAAGTGGATGAGGTTGAATTACGTAACGCGGTCGAAAACTCCCGCCGTGAACTCAGCAGCCGATTCGATTTTCGCGGTAAAGAGGCCAGCATCGAATATAAAGATCATGTGGTGACTCTCACCGCGGAAGATGATTTCCAGTGCAAGCAGTTGGTCGATATTCTGCGTACCCAATTGAGCAAGCGTAACGTTGAGCCTTCGACTATGGATGTCGACGAAAAGTCGGTTCACAGTGGCAAAACCTTCTCCCTGAAAGTACGTTTTAAGCAAGGGATCGAGACGGATATCGCCAAGAAAATCGTTAAGATGGTCAAAGATAGCAAGATTAAAGTGCAATCTCAGATCCAAGGCGACACAGTGCGTGTAACGGGTAAAGCCCGCGATGATTTACAAGCTGTGATGGCGTTAGTGCGTCAAGCGGATCTGGGTCAGCCTTTCCAGTTCAATAACTTCCGCGATTAA
- a CDS encoding EAL domain-containing protein, with translation MPNRSNLIQASMRNFASLFELLLKKWLFLLLLPVVFAFVFSYFIAAYLAHNKATEIGEFNLERLEAILKLSDQIGEYAMNLTEEDCGKLTEYMRFRPYFRGVLLFNDKSFYCSSTTGNLNLPLNTLLPVDRLKDGSQHIVPETPARPGVPAIITTFKNEQTQYGAVVIFEGQYLIDSFIQPDVFPRAVKTVVLGLHGATLPAAPQFSGNEVITVFAGDKFEVHQDFVILLEISKALFWHFYWIAFGLLLPLIFTLFVLSSLLLWKRNGRHSLADDIKSGIENQEFFLVYQPVVSSEDGKAKGVEALVRWQHPQMGLVRPDLFIPIAEESQLIVPLTNYIFERALADFSQLQLTTDFRIGFNVAPEHFIQSDIEAKFRYLRDAFAEIGVQPLIEITERQLLTVDMCERIAALRELGILVAIDDFGTGQTTLSLLQTFTLDYLKIDKCFIDTIGQDSVTSHVLDTIIELCHKMNYVAVAEGVETQEQADYLISRDVHFLQGYLYAKPMKLNELELWLKEHN, from the coding sequence ATGCCAAACCGTTCAAATCTTATCCAAGCGTCGATGCGTAACTTTGCCTCTCTCTTCGAATTACTTTTAAAAAAGTGGTTGTTCTTACTGCTGTTACCCGTCGTATTCGCTTTTGTTTTTAGCTATTTTATCGCGGCTTATCTGGCACATAACAAGGCGACTGAGATTGGCGAGTTCAACCTAGAGCGTTTAGAGGCCATCTTAAAGCTGTCGGATCAGATAGGTGAATATGCCATGAACCTAACCGAAGAGGATTGTGGCAAGTTAACTGAATACATGCGTTTTCGGCCTTATTTTCGGGGCGTGTTACTCTTCAATGACAAGTCATTTTACTGCTCCTCGACAACCGGGAACCTCAATTTACCCCTGAATACTCTATTGCCCGTCGATAGACTCAAAGATGGTTCGCAACATATAGTGCCGGAAACGCCAGCGCGACCGGGCGTGCCAGCCATTATCACCACCTTTAAGAATGAACAAACGCAATACGGCGCGGTTGTGATATTCGAAGGTCAATATCTGATTGATAGCTTTATTCAACCCGATGTATTTCCCCGCGCGGTAAAAACCGTTGTCTTAGGTTTGCATGGTGCGACCTTGCCAGCGGCGCCACAGTTTAGCGGTAATGAAGTGATTACTGTGTTTGCTGGGGATAAATTTGAGGTCCACCAAGATTTCGTCATCCTGCTGGAGATCTCTAAGGCGCTGTTTTGGCACTTTTATTGGATTGCCTTTGGCCTGTTATTACCACTGATTTTCACCTTGTTCGTTTTATCTAGCCTACTGTTGTGGAAGCGTAATGGGCGTCATTCGCTAGCCGATGACATAAAAAGTGGTATCGAGAACCAAGAGTTTTTCTTGGTATACCAACCCGTTGTAAGCAGTGAAGACGGTAAGGCCAAAGGTGTCGAGGCATTGGTGCGCTGGCAGCATCCGCAAATGGGCTTAGTACGACCCGATTTGTTTATTCCCATCGCCGAAGAAAGCCAATTAATAGTTCCTTTGACCAATTATATTTTTGAGCGCGCCTTGGCGGATTTTAGCCAATTGCAGTTAACCACAGATTTTAGGATTGGCTTTAACGTGGCGCCCGAGCATTTTATCCAAAGCGATATCGAGGCTAAGTTTCGTTACCTTAGGGATGCGTTTGCCGAAATTGGCGTGCAGCCGTTAATCGAAATCACCGAGCGGCAACTATTAACGGTGGATATGTGTGAGCGAATCGCGGCGCTGCGTGAGCTGGGCATTCTGGTGGCGATTGATGATTTCGGCACTGGGCAGACAACCTTGTCGCTGCTGCAAACCTTTACGCTGGATTATCTTAAAATCGATAAATGCTTTATCGATACCATAGGCCAAGATTCGGTGACCTCCCATGTGCTGGATACCATCATCGAACTCTGCCATAAGATGAATTATGTGGCCGTGGCCGAAGGCGTGGAGACCCAAGAGCAGGCGGACTATTTAATCAGTCGTGATGTGCACTTCTTGCAGGGCTATTTATACGCTAAGCCGATGAAATTAAATGAGCTGGAACTGTGGCTTAAAGAGCATAACTAG
- a CDS encoding YajG family lipoprotein: protein MKKLLLTLTFPLLFVGCASQNPTHMAFSPQVPDISQQTNRPVQISLDTIDTRNVEYVARFIEEGTKTRLVGPSEPPKLLLDEVFRNGFTQAGYQIDPSATNSVQVQLEELQMDVTKKTFGYEAKHSVLIAVQARNSSQELVKRYKAKGTLKGPLTPDFATLELDMNKLLGQLTGEILNDPELNQFLQQ from the coding sequence ATGAAAAAGTTATTATTGACGCTGACTTTCCCCCTGCTCTTCGTGGGCTGCGCGAGCCAAAATCCAACTCATATGGCATTTAGCCCTCAGGTTCCCGATATTAGCCAACAGACCAACAGACCCGTACAGATCTCATTGGATACCATTGATACCCGTAACGTTGAGTACGTGGCACGTTTTATCGAAGAAGGCACTAAGACTCGCCTTGTCGGCCCAAGTGAGCCACCTAAATTATTGCTCGATGAAGTTTTCCGTAACGGTTTTACCCAAGCGGGCTACCAGATTGACCCAAGCGCGACCAACTCAGTGCAAGTTCAGTTAGAAGAACTGCAAATGGATGTCACCAAAAAGACCTTCGGTTACGAGGCCAAACACAGTGTGTTGATTGCCGTGCAAGCCCGTAATTCCAGTCAAGAATTGGTCAAACGCTATAAAGCCAAGGGCACTTTAAAAGGCCCGTTAACGCCAGACTTTGCCACTCTTGAGCTGGATATGAACAAGTTACTCGGTCAACTCACAGGGGAAATTTTAAATGACCCTGAGTTAAACCAGTTCCTGCAACAATAA
- a CDS encoding porin family protein, with the protein MKYLTINTWLLSFALLAGSVVGKANAGDSPHVLGGSLGYGTQEFETKSGKYDAGDTFTSDLYYCYMLNDNFGVEAGYLTGSGGVASALISTFSEIKDLRFQGVRATAYGEYALSRGNSLYAKLGAAYTQVSYEMDKQEMDSDDVGFYGAVGWQYRFRSGFGLNLEYQYVPMKELELQGVNFGMSYRF; encoded by the coding sequence ATGAAATACTTAACAATTAATACTTGGTTATTGTCGTTCGCGCTATTAGCGGGCTCTGTCGTGGGTAAGGCGAATGCCGGCGATTCTCCCCATGTGTTAGGTGGCAGCTTAGGCTACGGCACTCAGGAATTTGAAACGAAGAGCGGCAAATATGATGCTGGCGATACCTTCACCAGCGACTTGTATTATTGCTATATGCTTAACGACAACTTTGGTGTTGAAGCAGGGTATTTAACGGGCTCAGGTGGTGTGGCCAGTGCGCTCATTAGTACATTCAGCGAGATAAAAGATTTACGCTTCCAAGGTGTTAGAGCTACCGCCTACGGCGAATATGCGCTCTCCCGTGGTAATAGTCTGTACGCCAAACTCGGTGCGGCTTACACCCAAGTGAGTTATGAGATGGATAAGCAAGAGATGGATTCAGACGATGTGGGCTTTTACGGCGCGGTCGGTTGGCAATATCGTTTTCGCTCGGGCTTTGGGCTAAACCTCGAATACCAATATGTGCCAATGAAAGAGCTCGAGCTACAAGGGGTAAACTTTGGCATGAGTTATCGTTTCTAA
- a CDS encoding peptidylprolyl isomerase, whose amino-acid sequence MFRWISALLVLCASYSSWAAIDIQPDTLYPQVEFDTSLGKIVVELDRTRAPITVDNFLTYVVKGEYNNTIFHRIISDFVVQGGGLNPQLEELPAGKPIVNESGNGLSNSMGTIAMARDNDPHSATRQFYFNVADNTKLDPSKRRWGYAVFGEVIEGKQVLEAMAVVETTTNAKLNWPDVPVTPIILKTAKLLPKK is encoded by the coding sequence ATGTTTCGTTGGATATCTGCACTCTTAGTTCTCTGTGCCAGCTATAGCAGCTGGGCGGCAATCGACATTCAACCCGATACCTTGTATCCCCAAGTCGAGTTTGATACTAGCCTAGGTAAGATTGTGGTCGAACTCGATAGAACCCGCGCACCGATTACCGTCGATAACTTCCTAACCTATGTGGTCAAAGGCGAGTACAACAACACGATTTTCCATCGCATTATCAGTGACTTTGTCGTTCAAGGCGGCGGGCTAAACCCACAATTAGAAGAGCTTCCAGCGGGCAAGCCTATTGTTAACGAGTCTGGCAACGGCCTATCTAACAGCATGGGCACTATTGCGATGGCGCGCGACAACGATCCCCACTCGGCTACTCGCCAGTTTTACTTCAATGTGGCGGATAACACTAAGCTGGATCCATCAAAACGTCGTTGGGGTTATGCAGTATTTGGTGAAGTGATTGAGGGCAAACAAGTGCTGGAAGCCATGGCCGTGGTCGAGACCACTACCAATGCGAAACTCAATTGGCCCGATGTGCCCGTGACACCTATCATATTGAAAACAGCTAAATTACTGCCGAAAAAATAA
- a CDS encoding DUF2804 domain-containing protein, which produces MSRIITQIAPDSLINAKGQPHFGHFDGIVGSLGLADFAYFDTMDKPASAWAKRFDFKQFQFISIITPRYILGIALADIAYLGSGFCYLYDIKNNRLTQQDWLKPFGFGYRMTPSPANGTAAIGGKGASVTFEIQEGNWHLVIDTKSIQADLTLHALPLSLPMAMCSPTGYNGWTYTQKHNGLSVKGQLTIDHEPQPLNFALAGYDFSAGFMRRDTSWRWASINAQIDEGVIGLNLAAGVNETGANENVFWINGERHLLGPVQFEFDRHGQQGTDLWRIHSHDGRVDLEFTARNCRSEKRNFILLKSNFRQYLGLFSGFIIDHQGRKFQLNNVLGLTEDHYARW; this is translated from the coding sequence ATGTCTAGGATTATTACTCAAATCGCCCCCGACAGTTTAATCAATGCCAAAGGTCAGCCACATTTCGGCCATTTCGATGGCATAGTGGGAAGCTTAGGTTTAGCAGATTTTGCCTATTTCGATACCATGGACAAGCCCGCATCGGCTTGGGCAAAACGGTTTGATTTTAAGCAGTTCCAGTTTATTTCGATTATCACGCCGCGCTATATCCTTGGCATCGCACTGGCGGATATCGCCTATCTAGGTAGTGGTTTTTGTTATTTATACGATATTAAAAACAACAGGTTAACTCAGCAGGACTGGCTAAAACCCTTTGGGTTTGGTTATCGGATGACGCCTTCTCCCGCGAATGGCACAGCCGCTATCGGCGGCAAAGGCGCTAGCGTGACCTTTGAGATCCAAGAGGGGAATTGGCATTTAGTGATTGATACTAAAAGCATTCAAGCCGATTTAACCCTGCATGCCTTACCCTTAAGTTTACCTATGGCCATGTGTAGCCCCACGGGATACAACGGCTGGACCTATACCCAAAAGCACAATGGTTTATCGGTCAAAGGACAACTCACCATAGATCATGAACCGCAACCATTGAATTTTGCCCTCGCAGGTTATGATTTTTCCGCGGGCTTTATGCGCCGCGATACCAGCTGGCGCTGGGCATCCATCAATGCCCAAATAGATGAAGGGGTGATCGGATTAAATCTTGCGGCGGGCGTGAATGAAACCGGTGCCAATGAAAACGTGTTTTGGATCAACGGCGAGCGGCATTTGCTCGGGCCTGTGCAATTTGAATTTGACCGTCATGGCCAGCAGGGCACAGATCTCTGGCGTATTCATAGTCACGATGGCCGCGTCGATTTAGAGTTTACGGCGCGAAATTGCCGCAGTGAGAAACGCAATTTTATCTTGCTGAAGAGTAACTTCCGTCAATATCTGGGGCTTTTTAGCGGTTTTATCATTGACCATCAGGGACGTAAATTCCAACTCAACAATGTATTGGGATTGACTGAGGACCATTACGCCCGCTGGTAG
- a CDS encoding ammonium transporter: protein MSQQTAALNAKFALPNTRYSTLGYQALLALLASGFAGSALADEAQLSGANTAWILSSSALVLLMTLPGLALFYGGLVRSKNVLSILMQCFSIAAIASVLWFVVGYSIAFDTGNGFIGGQGKAFLASIGRDSVSGDIPEPLFMLFQMTFAIITPALIIGGFAERMKFSAVLMFSSAWLLLVYAPITHWVWGGGWLAELGLYDFAGGTVVHITAGVAALVAAKVLGPRKGFLNSAIMPHNLTMTVTGAGMLWVGWFGFNGGSALGANGTAAMAILATHLAASMGAITWAGIEWYKFGKASALGIVTGMVAGLGTITPASGYVGPAGALVIGFLGGVVCFFSTVYIKQKLKIDDSLDVFPVHGVGGILGTLLAGVFSSTQLGIFSGYGFASVNPTMLDQLGAQAIGVIATLSYTALVSWLLFVVIGKILGGLRVSTEQEVNGLDLSEHEETGYSL from the coding sequence ATGAGCCAACAGACAGCCGCACTTAACGCTAAGTTCGCTCTGCCAAACACCCGTTATTCAACATTGGGTTATCAGGCATTATTGGCTCTGCTCGCCAGCGGCTTTGCGGGCTCGGCTTTGGCCGATGAGGCGCAGCTCAGCGGCGCCAATACAGCATGGATTTTAAGCTCATCAGCTCTCGTCTTATTGATGACACTTCCAGGACTGGCACTGTTTTACGGTGGTCTGGTGCGCAGTAAAAACGTACTCTCGATTTTAATGCAGTGTTTTTCTATAGCTGCTATCGCCTCTGTACTGTGGTTTGTGGTGGGTTACTCCATCGCCTTCGATACCGGCAACGGTTTTATCGGTGGGCAGGGCAAAGCTTTTCTCGCCAGCATTGGTCGCGACAGTGTCAGCGGGGATATTCCTGAACCTCTGTTTATGCTATTCCAAATGACCTTCGCCATTATCACGCCTGCGCTGATTATCGGTGGCTTTGCCGAGCGGATGAAGTTCTCCGCCGTGCTGATGTTTTCAAGCGCTTGGTTGCTGTTAGTCTATGCACCCATCACCCACTGGGTGTGGGGCGGCGGCTGGTTAGCCGAACTTGGATTGTATGACTTTGCTGGCGGCACAGTCGTACACATTACCGCAGGGGTGGCGGCACTGGTGGCAGCAAAAGTATTAGGGCCGCGTAAGGGATTCTTAAACTCGGCCATTATGCCCCATAACTTGACCATGACAGTAACAGGCGCGGGCATGCTGTGGGTGGGCTGGTTTGGCTTTAATGGCGGCAGCGCCTTAGGCGCCAATGGCACTGCAGCCATGGCGATACTCGCGACCCATTTAGCCGCGTCGATGGGCGCCATTACTTGGGCGGGTATCGAGTGGTATAAATTCGGTAAGGCCAGTGCACTCGGTATCGTCACTGGTATGGTGGCAGGCCTTGGCACTATCACTCCCGCATCGGGTTATGTCGGCCCTGCTGGCGCGTTAGTGATCGGTTTTCTTGGCGGTGTGGTTTGCTTCTTTTCAACTGTCTACATTAAACAAAAGCTTAAGATTGACGACTCGCTCGATGTGTTCCCAGTACATGGTGTCGGGGGCATTCTCGGTACTTTGCTGGCGGGGGTATTTAGTTCGACTCAGCTTGGGATCTTCAGCGGTTATGGTTTTGCCAGTGTTAACCCCACTATGCTCGACCAACTCGGTGCGCAAGCGATTGGGGTTATTGCCACCTTGAGTTACACCGCCCTGGTGTCTTGGTTGTTGTTTGTGGTCATTGGCAAAATCCTCGGCGGACTTCGTGTCAGTACCGAACAGGAAGTGAATGGCCTCGACCTTTCCGAACATGAAGAAACAGGCTACAGCCTATAA
- a CDS encoding AmpG family muropeptide MFS transporter: MLMFVIGLNRRLLEFFSVYYHKRVLILLLLGFSAGLPLMLVFSTLSFWLREAGVDRTSIGYFSWIALAYAFKWAWSPLVDRLSLPILTRFLGRRRSWMLFAQLLLVGAILGMSFSDPLQDLERLAVFALMVAFASATQDIVIDAFRIESAPEKMQAALAAAYQVGYRSAMIVATAGALSIAAWVEPGNTEYNLLAWQTSYLVMAGLMFVGVLTTLFSREPQVDTRAADETELAVKQRLSERYPKPLAASLSWIYTASILPFIDFFKRYGRSAILILLLISCYRISDIVMGIMANVFYVDMGFSKEEIAYLSKIYGLIMTLVGAAFGGILLARFGTMKILFLGALLVAVTNLLFAWQAMIGYNVQFLTFAISVDNFSAGIATAAFIAYLSSLTSSGYSATQYALLSSIMLLFPKFIAGFSGAYVDAYGYVNFFVAASVIGFPVLLLIHLVNKYVPHGSKDDAES; the protein is encoded by the coding sequence ATGCTTATGTTCGTAATCGGTTTAAATCGACGCCTCTTAGAATTCTTCAGCGTTTACTACCATAAGCGTGTGTTGATACTGCTGTTACTCGGCTTTTCTGCCGGCCTGCCATTAATGTTGGTCTTTTCAACTTTGTCTTTTTGGCTACGGGAAGCGGGAGTCGACCGCACTTCTATCGGGTATTTCAGTTGGATAGCCTTGGCTTATGCCTTCAAATGGGCTTGGTCACCCTTGGTGGACAGATTATCTCTGCCCATACTGACGCGCTTTTTAGGCCGGCGACGCAGTTGGATGCTGTTCGCCCAGCTGTTGTTGGTCGGCGCGATTTTGGGCATGTCCTTTAGCGACCCACTGCAAGATCTCGAGCGCTTGGCCGTATTTGCCCTGATGGTCGCCTTTGCATCTGCCACTCAAGATATTGTGATTGACGCCTTTCGTATCGAATCAGCCCCCGAAAAAATGCAGGCCGCGCTTGCCGCCGCCTATCAGGTGGGCTATCGCAGCGCCATGATTGTGGCGACCGCTGGTGCACTGAGCATCGCCGCTTGGGTGGAGCCCGGCAATACCGAATATAACTTGCTAGCTTGGCAAACTTCCTATTTGGTGATGGCTGGACTGATGTTTGTCGGGGTGTTAACAACGCTTTTTAGCCGCGAGCCACAGGTCGATACTCGCGCCGCCGATGAAACCGAATTAGCGGTAAAACAACGCTTGAGCGAGCGTTACCCCAAGCCGCTTGCGGCGAGCCTCTCATGGATTTATACCGCCAGCATACTGCCCTTTATCGACTTTTTTAAACGCTATGGTCGCAGCGCCATTTTGATTCTATTGCTGATTTCTTGCTATCGCATTTCGGATATTGTGATGGGAATTATGGCCAACGTGTTCTACGTGGACATGGGATTTAGCAAAGAAGAAATTGCTTATCTGAGTAAGATCTACGGTCTTATCATGACCTTAGTTGGCGCAGCCTTCGGCGGTATCCTATTAGCCCGCTTCGGCACCATGAAGATTTTATTCCTTGGTGCCCTCTTGGTCGCCGTAACCAATCTACTATTTGCCTGGCAGGCGATGATTGGTTATAACGTCCAATTTTTAACCTTTGCGATCTCGGTCGATAACTTTAGTGCCGGTATTGCCACCGCCGCCTTTATCGCTTATCTCTCGAGCCTCACCAGCAGCGGCTATAGCGCGACCCAATATGCGCTGCTCTCCTCGATTATGCTGCTCTTCCCTAAATTTATTGCTGGCTTCTCGGGCGCCTATGTTGATGCCTATGGCTATGTGAACTTCTTTGTCGCCGCCAGTGTGATTGGTTTTCCCGTGTTGCTGCTTATTCATTTAGTGAATAAATACGTACCCCATGGCAGCAAGGACGACGCCGAATCCTAA
- a CDS encoding ketopantoate reductase family protein: protein MFGQGASSAMESQVTDIAILGAGAVGQLICHQLHSAGLAVGLIAREASASTTETNWQDLVFCPLSSTDANTDSVSYRVPTFSLDGTSLQQIRLLIVCVKAYQVVDAISPLLDKLSPQCHILLLHNGMGPHLVLAPKLQGRGLSLGTTSQGVLRQSRWQVKQTGQGLTQFGHFTGSALPQSLRDGLLNAIPSSEWVEAIIPSLWQKLAVNAAINPLTALHQCPNGTLAQAQFTQTIASILDELVEVAAHDGIELDRQMLEERVYRVIELTAANFSSMHQDVAHHRPTEIEQISGYICDRANAHGLSAATNAQMCQAIKQLSAIT, encoded by the coding sequence ATGTTCGGCCAAGGTGCGTCATCGGCTATGGAGTCTCAAGTCACCGATATTGCAATTTTAGGTGCTGGCGCCGTAGGACAATTGATTTGCCATCAACTGCATTCGGCGGGGTTAGCCGTAGGCTTGATAGCGCGTGAGGCCTCTGCATCCACCACTGAGACGAATTGGCAAGACTTAGTGTTTTGCCCTCTGTCATCAACGGATGCCAATACCGACTCAGTGTCATACCGAGTGCCTACATTTAGTCTAGACGGCACAAGTTTGCAGCAGATAAGGCTGTTAATTGTGTGCGTCAAGGCTTATCAAGTCGTTGATGCTATTAGCCCTTTACTCGACAAACTCTCGCCCCAGTGCCATATCTTGTTATTGCATAATGGCATGGGTCCACACTTGGTACTGGCGCCCAAATTACAGGGTCGCGGCTTAAGCCTAGGTACTACCTCCCAAGGCGTGTTGCGCCAGTCCCGCTGGCAAGTCAAACAAACTGGCCAAGGCTTAACCCAGTTTGGCCACTTTACGGGATCCGCATTACCGCAATCACTGCGTGATGGCCTGCTCAACGCTATCCCGAGCAGTGAATGGGTTGAGGCAATCATCCCGAGTCTTTGGCAAAAGCTTGCGGTAAACGCCGCGATTAATCCCCTTACCGCCCTGCATCAATGCCCCAATGGCACCTTGGCTCAAGCACAATTTACCCAGACCATAGCCAGTATCTTAGATGAGCTGGTCGAGGTGGCCGCCCACGATGGCATTGAGCTGGATAGACAAATGCTTGAGGAGCGCGTGTACCGGGTGATTGAACTCACGGCCGCAAACTTCTCGTCGATGCACCAAGATGTAGCACACCATAGGCCAACCGAGATTGAACAAATTAGTGGTTATATTTGCGACCGCGCCAACGCGCACGGTTTAAGTGCAGCCACCAATGCCCAAATGTGCCAAGCCATTAAACAGCTGTCGGCGATAACATAA